A single region of the Phycisphaerae bacterium genome encodes:
- a CDS encoding aminoacyl-tRNA hydrolase, protein MKLVVGLGNPGRQYESTRHNVGFRVIDELARRWQLNVGRRQFQGTAGLGRIRDQRVLLLKPGTYMNRSGGSVREAAAFHKVEPVDLLVVLDDMALPLGRIRIRAGGSAGGHNGLADVIRELGTDAVARLRIGIEEVSGERMVDHVLSPFDAEEEAVVGPAVCRAADAVECFLAEGLEAAMNRFNRTEEPSGE, encoded by the coding sequence ATGAAGCTCGTGGTGGGCCTTGGGAATCCGGGGCGGCAATACGAGAGCACCCGGCACAATGTCGGGTTTCGCGTGATCGACGAATTGGCCCGGCGGTGGCAGTTGAACGTTGGCCGGCGGCAGTTCCAGGGGACGGCGGGGCTGGGTCGGATCCGCGATCAGCGGGTGTTGCTGCTGAAGCCGGGCACGTACATGAATCGCAGCGGCGGCTCGGTTCGGGAGGCGGCGGCGTTCCACAAGGTCGAGCCGGTGGATCTGCTGGTGGTGCTGGACGACATGGCCCTGCCGCTGGGTCGGATCCGGATTCGGGCGGGCGGCTCGGCGGGCGGGCACAACGGTCTGGCGGACGTGATCCGGGAGTTGGGTACGGACGCGGTCGCCCGGCTGCGGATCGGAATCGAGGAAGTGAGTGGTGAGCGGATGGTGGACCATGTGCTCAGCCCGTTCGATGCCGAGGAGGAGGCGGTGGTGGGTCCGGCGGTGTGCCGGGCTGCGGATGCGGTGGAGTGCTTCCTGGCCGAGGGCTTGGAAGCGGCGATGAATCGGTTCAATCGGACTGAGGAGCCATCAGGCGAGTAG
- a CDS encoding ribose-phosphate pyrophosphokinase → MTAYGPDFLKSDADTGLKVFGGSSNPGLAKEIAAVVGVKLGTVKIDRFPDGETIIKLEEDVRGRDCFVVQSTCPPVNENLMELLIFIDCLRRASARRITAVIPYFGYARQDRKAEGRTPITAKLVSNLIAQAGAHRVLAMDLHAEQLQGFFDLPVDHLAALPVIARHIQSTGLEDFVVCSPDVGNLKRATAYVEWIGGQIAVIDKRRVSGDTTVAARVIGDVEGRTILMFDDMITTGGTATEAIRILRDHGAERFMLTATHPVLAGPAVDRLVAARLDWIVTTNTIPLRPGVADRLPQMHVLSVANVFGEAIRRIHLDQSVSAMFKKAER, encoded by the coding sequence ATGACCGCGTACGGTCCGGACTTTCTGAAATCGGATGCCGACACCGGGCTGAAGGTGTTTGGCGGGTCGTCGAATCCCGGCCTGGCGAAGGAGATCGCGGCGGTGGTCGGGGTGAAGCTGGGCACGGTCAAGATTGACCGGTTTCCCGATGGTGAGACGATCATCAAGCTGGAGGAGGACGTTCGCGGCCGCGACTGTTTTGTGGTTCAGTCGACCTGTCCGCCGGTCAACGAGAACCTGATGGAGCTGCTGATCTTCATTGACTGCCTTCGGCGGGCCTCGGCTCGGCGGATCACCGCGGTGATCCCGTACTTTGGTTATGCCCGCCAGGATCGGAAGGCGGAGGGTCGCACCCCGATCACGGCCAAGCTGGTCTCGAACCTGATTGCCCAGGCGGGGGCTCATCGGGTTCTGGCGATGGACCTTCATGCGGAGCAGCTTCAGGGCTTTTTCGACCTGCCGGTGGATCATCTGGCCGCCCTGCCGGTCATTGCCCGGCACATTCAGTCGACCGGGCTGGAGGACTTTGTGGTCTGTTCGCCGGATGTGGGCAATCTGAAGCGGGCGACGGCCTATGTGGAGTGGATTGGCGGGCAGATTGCGGTGATTGACAAGCGGCGGGTTTCGGGCGACACGACGGTGGCCGCCCGGGTGATTGGTGACGTGGAGGGCAGGACGATTCTGATGTTTGACGACATGATCACCACGGGTGGGACGGCCACGGAGGCGATTCGCATCTTGCGTGATCATGGGGCGGAGCGGTTCATGCTGACGGCGACGCACCCGGTGCTGGCCGGCCCGGCGGTGGACCGGCTGGTGGCCGCCCGGCTGGACTGGATTGTGACCACGAACACGATTCCGCTGCGGCCGGGGGTTGCGGATCGTCTGCCGCAGATGCACGTGTTGTCGGTGGCGAATGTGTTTGGAGAGGCGATCCGGCGGATCCACCTCGATCAGTCGGTAAGTGCGATGTTCAAGAAGGCGGAGCGATGA
- a CDS encoding NTP transferase domain-containing protein, with amino-acid sequence MPNKPTAAIILAAGKSTRMVTNLPKVLHEVCGRPMLSYVLDACRAADIQRLIVVVGYQREQVVEAFGKEAGLTFVAQTEQKGTGHAAMMCREALADFEGNVVVIAGDMPLVRAETLQLLTGTHRKQNSAVTLATAVLEDATGYGRIVRDEYGNLQGIVEESDCTPEQKQIKEINPSYYCFDKALFFDALDQIEPNNVKGEYYITDALHILVQKGHRAIAITAVKAEEAMGVNSRAQLAEVGRIMQNRIQAQLMQNGVTIVDPANTWIDIRAQIGQDTVIYPFSYIHGRVKIGSRCVIGPFAYLRDGTTMEDDVVVAVFTELKNSKLGTGTRVRHLSYIGDAHIGERVNVGAGTIFANFDGRQIHEAVVGSDTYIGNGSILVAPLEVPQGLQINHGSVVRESNLGEVTKQ; translated from the coding sequence ATGCCCAACAAACCGACGGCAGCCATCATTCTTGCGGCGGGGAAGTCGACGCGCATGGTCACGAATTTGCCCAAGGTTCTGCATGAGGTTTGCGGTCGTCCGATGCTCTCTTACGTTCTTGACGCCTGCCGGGCGGCGGACATTCAGCGGCTGATCGTGGTGGTTGGTTACCAGCGTGAGCAAGTGGTTGAGGCGTTCGGCAAGGAGGCCGGCTTGACCTTTGTCGCCCAGACGGAGCAGAAGGGTACCGGTCATGCGGCGATGATGTGCCGGGAGGCGTTGGCCGACTTTGAGGGCAACGTGGTGGTGATCGCCGGGGACATGCCGCTGGTGCGAGCCGAGACGCTGCAGTTGCTGACCGGCACGCACCGCAAGCAGAACTCGGCGGTCACGCTGGCGACGGCGGTTCTGGAGGATGCGACCGGCTATGGCCGCATCGTTCGCGACGAGTACGGCAACCTGCAGGGCATTGTCGAGGAGTCGGACTGTACACCGGAGCAGAAGCAGATCAAGGAGATCAACCCGAGCTACTACTGTTTTGACAAGGCCTTGTTCTTTGACGCTCTGGATCAGATTGAGCCGAACAATGTCAAGGGCGAGTACTACATCACGGACGCCCTGCACATCCTGGTTCAGAAGGGTCACCGGGCGATCGCGATCACAGCGGTCAAGGCTGAGGAGGCCATGGGCGTCAACAGCCGGGCGCAGCTGGCCGAGGTTGGCCGGATCATGCAGAACCGGATCCAGGCCCAGCTCATGCAGAACGGGGTGACGATTGTGGATCCGGCGAACACCTGGATTGACATCCGGGCCCAGATTGGGCAGGACACGGTCATCTACCCTTTCAGCTACATTCACGGGCGGGTGAAGATCGGGTCGCGGTGTGTGATTGGTCCGTTCGCCTATCTGCGTGACGGCACCACGATGGAGGATGACGTGGTGGTCGCCGTGTTTACCGAGCTGAAGAACTCGAAGCTGGGTACTGGCACTCGGGTCCGGCATCTGAGCTACATCGGCGACGCCCATATCGGCGAGCGGGTGAACGTGGGCGCGGGCACGATTTTCGCCAATTTTGATGGCCGTCAGATCCACGAGGCGGTGGTGGGGAGCGACACCTACATCGGCAACGGGTCCATCCTGGTGGCTCCGCTGGAGGTGCCGCAGGGTCTGCAGATCAACCACGGTTCGGTGGTCCGCGAGAGCAACCTCGGGGAGGTCACCAAGCAATGA
- a CDS encoding 50S ribosomal protein L25, translating to MEIAKLQGETRKAGGSREASRLRRQNKLPGVVYGHGLAPESVAVPRREFEIIMEHGAHVLELEVGGSRSAVLVKAMQFDCVGTTPTHVDFMRVDLNERVKVSVPLEYRGTPAGTLEGGVFQENMVDVEVEAVVTQIPESIRVNVADLKLGGYLHVKDLQLPEGVKAITPPDAILCAVRAKVAEEVVVAPVEGEEPKEPEIITAKAKPTEEEAAEKK from the coding sequence ATGGAAATTGCAAAACTGCAGGGCGAAACGCGTAAGGCCGGCGGCTCGCGCGAGGCGTCGCGTCTTCGGCGTCAGAACAAGCTGCCGGGTGTGGTCTACGGGCATGGTCTGGCTCCGGAGAGTGTGGCCGTGCCGCGCCGCGAGTTCGAGATCATCATGGAGCATGGCGCCCACGTTCTCGAGCTGGAGGTAGGTGGCTCTCGTTCCGCCGTGCTGGTCAAGGCGATGCAGTTTGACTGTGTAGGCACGACGCCCACGCACGTCGATTTCATGCGCGTGGATCTGAACGAGCGGGTGAAGGTATCGGTTCCGCTCGAGTATCGGGGCACGCCGGCGGGCACGCTCGAGGGCGGTGTCTTCCAGGAGAACATGGTGGACGTCGAGGTGGAGGCGGTGGTGACGCAGATTCCGGAGTCGATCCGGGTCAACGTCGCGGACCTGAAGTTGGGAGGTTACCTGCACGTGAAGGATCTTCAGTTGCCGGAAGGCGTGAAGGCGATCACGCCGCCGGACGCGATCCTGTGTGCGGTTCGTGCCAAGGTGGCCGAAGAAGTGGTGGTGGCGCCGGTCGAGGGTGAGGAGCCCAAGGAGCCGGAGATCATCACGGCGAAGGCCAAGCCGACGGAAGAGGAAGCCGCTGAGAAGAAATGA
- the ssb gene encoding single-stranded DNA-binding protein — MASFNRVILAGNLTRDPQLSYTPSNVSVCEMGMAINRKWRDRDGNSKDEVCYVDVVAYGRQAEVINQYMKKGNPILIEGHLRYRQWTNKEGQNRSKLDVMVENFTFLGGGGQGGGGGRASGGQSRSAPAAQAAAQHEEGPPPQMDDLPPEDPDVPF, encoded by the coding sequence ATGGCCAGCTTCAACCGGGTGATTCTGGCGGGCAACCTGACGCGTGACCCGCAGTTGTCTTACACGCCGAGCAACGTTTCGGTGTGTGAAATGGGGATGGCGATCAACCGCAAGTGGCGTGATCGCGACGGCAACTCCAAGGATGAAGTGTGTTACGTGGACGTGGTGGCCTACGGTCGGCAGGCCGAGGTCATCAATCAGTACATGAAGAAGGGCAACCCGATTCTAATCGAAGGCCATCTGCGTTATCGGCAGTGGACGAACAAGGAGGGTCAGAACCGCAGCAAGTTGGACGTGATGGTGGAGAACTTCACCTTCCTTGGCGGCGGTGGCCAGGGTGGTGGTGGTGGACGAGCGAGCGGTGGGCAGTCTCGTTCGGCGCCGGCGGCTCAGGCTGCGGCTCAGCACGAGGAGGGCCCGCCGCCGCAGATGGACGACTTGCCGCCGGAAGACCCGGATGTTCCGTTCTGA
- the rpsF gene encoding 30S ribosomal protein S6 produces MKTYEGMFLFDPAVTAEWEQAKAELDRLMGRAGAEVIVSGKWDERRLAYEIGGHKRAMYVLAYFRAEAGKIGGLERDAQLSEAIIRCMVLRADHVTEAAMKEALAGPARVEVVPRDGQRREGASPDAVGREEVVSAIADLDGTDAKE; encoded by the coding sequence TTGAAAACCTACGAAGGGATGTTTCTGTTCGACCCGGCCGTCACGGCCGAGTGGGAACAAGCCAAGGCGGAGCTGGATCGGCTCATGGGCCGGGCGGGCGCGGAAGTGATCGTCAGCGGCAAGTGGGACGAGCGCCGATTGGCTTACGAGATCGGTGGTCACAAGCGGGCCATGTACGTGCTGGCCTATTTCAGGGCTGAGGCCGGCAAGATTGGTGGCCTGGAGCGTGACGCCCAGCTCTCGGAAGCGATCATTCGGTGCATGGTCCTTCGTGCCGACCATGTCACCGAGGCGGCCATGAAGGAAGCCCTGGCCGGCCCGGCTCGCGTGGAGGTGGTGCCGCGCGATGGTCAGCGGCGGGAAGGGGCGAGCCCCGACGCCGTCGGGCGTGAGGAAGTGGTGAGCGCCATCGCCGATCTGGACGGTACCGATGCCAAGGAGTGA
- the rplI gene encoding 50S ribosomal protein L9 — translation MKLLLRRDIPNVGLAGDVVEVKEGYARNYLIPHHLGLEPTKANMKAIEEDKKLAEQERKFRRAALEQQAEKLRNVEVTIAAACNLEGRLYGSVGPREIAAALRDEGHDVEAKQVHLAEPIRQLDTVTVPVVFANDLTVEVKVWVVRETSAGDLEEEAKPKEAAPKAEESRERGRGRDRGFDYGSNVDALETDL, via the coding sequence ATGAAGCTGTTGCTGCGACGTGATATTCCGAATGTGGGCTTGGCCGGCGACGTGGTCGAGGTCAAGGAAGGATACGCCCGGAACTACCTGATCCCGCACCATCTGGGGCTTGAGCCGACCAAGGCGAACATGAAGGCGATCGAGGAAGACAAGAAGCTGGCCGAGCAGGAGCGGAAGTTCCGCCGCGCCGCCCTCGAGCAGCAGGCCGAGAAGCTGCGTAACGTCGAGGTGACGATTGCCGCGGCGTGCAACCTGGAAGGTCGGCTCTATGGCTCGGTCGGCCCGCGGGAGATCGCGGCGGCCCTGCGTGACGAGGGTCACGACGTGGAGGCCAAGCAGGTTCACCTGGCGGAGCCGATCCGGCAGCTGGACACAGTGACCGTTCCGGTGGTTTTCGCGAATGATCTGACCGTGGAGGTAAAGGTCTGGGTGGTCCGCGAGACCAGTGCCGGGGACCTGGAAGAGGAAGCCAAGCCGAAGGAGGCCGCTCCGAAGGCTGAGGAGAGCCGCGAGCGTGGCCGCGGTCGTGACCGCGGGTTTGACTACGGATCCAATGTTGACGCCCTCGAAACCGACCTCTGA